Genomic window (Ranitomeya variabilis isolate aRanVar5 chromosome 8, aRanVar5.hap1, whole genome shotgun sequence):
gcaagcctgcagcacagcctgtcagatcgctgatctgacacagtgctgtgcaaagtgtcagatcagcgatctgacactataacatgatgtcccaccctgcgacaaagtaaaaaagttaaaaaaaaaatatttacatgtgtaaaaaaaacaaatcctaaataaattaaaatatatatatatatagttccaataaatacatttctttatgtaaataaaaaaaacaataaaagtacacatatttagtatcgatgcgtccataacgacctgacctataaaactgtcccactagttaaccccttcagtgaacaccataaaaaaacgaggcaaaaaaacaatgctttatcatcataccgcaaaacaaaaagtggaataacacgcgatcaaaaagacggatataaataaacatggtaccaccaaaaacatcatcttatcctgcaaaaaccgagctgccatacagtgtcattagcaaaaaaataaaaaagatatagccCTCTGTTGCccaaaattgcgctattttccgagacccgtagcgtctctaattttcgtgatctcgggtcgggtgattacttattttttgcgcaccaagctgacGTTTATAATTATATCATTATTGTGCAGATGTGATCTGTTGATCGTCCGTTTTTAGCTTTACCTTTCAACAcgacaataaccctaagcatacATCCAAATTAAGAGAAGAATGGCTTTGCCATAAGAACATCAGAGTTTTGGAATGGCCGAGCCAGTGCCCAGACCTGAACCTTAATGCAACTGAAAATCTGCCGCGTAGAAGGCGTTGTACACAGGAGCTGCCCTCACAATGTGACAGATTTGGAGCACTACAGCAAAGATTATCAATACTAGATGTGGCATGCTGATAAACTCCTGCCCAAAAAAGACTGAATGTCTTGAATTCAGagggtacttcaacaaagtattagtttaagggtgtgcatatttaagCAACCATAATATCTTagctctttattattatttttccaacCGAAAAGATTGGATTTTGATATATTCCTCATGACATAATTTTTTCCAAATGACAGAAAACTGACATTTTTACAGAGGTGTGTAGACTTTTGCTTTTCCCAAATCCTTATTTCTTTTATCTAAAGCCAGTTTACTAAACTTTAAATAGTTATATCCTAAAAGATTATTTAAATTGTTCATCTCCTTAAAATAGCCCAACCTTCACCCATGTACAGGAGTCCAGAAAGCAGAAATAGGGGAATATGTTTGTTAtggcaaaatacaaaactggtagTCATTCAGGTGTATAATTTTTGGTAGCTGTGAGGATACTTAGATTTTACAAACATGTTTTTGAGAAACTGTGACAAACTTTCTGTTAATGAAAATTATCTTGCTAATAAACGTTTGCACACAATGTGGGGTTGAACAAACAATTGGCAGATTCTAATTGTTTTGCTGCCAAGTCTTTTGATACCTTTCCAAATTAAAGTTGCCGGAGGCCAAATCAACTTTGAAGCCATTCTGAGCTGTTACTGATGTCACAGGTCTTTACATTATAAAAGTTAAGGGTGCAACTAGGTGAGAGACACAACCTTCCGCACAATGAAGATCATCGTATTCTTTGCACTGGCTTCTGCCAGTATCTGCTGGGGTATGAATATTTATCACATTTTAGATACAGTTTATGCTTTAAGATTTGTATAAGACTAACAGCTTATTTTTGTGTGGTTTAGGTTTAAATACCTCAGAAGACAACAGCTCACCACCTTATCCTACTTTTCGGTGCGATAACCCATACATAAATACTTATTCAGCTGACAAATCCTGTTTGCAACATGCATTGGAGGTAACATTTATTTTCAATATAAATACCTAATAAACAATCATTTAGCTACAGCTTCCTGTAAAATGTAATTGTAGGGAACAATAGGGATAAAGAGTATAACCGGAAATCAGTTATGATTTTTCTTAAAATCATTTGAAGTGAAACAATAGAAAAAGCTACTGAATATATTGTATGCACAAGAATGAGATCTTCAGCGTGGGGTATACTAGACAgatatatcaaatttaatatccccAAATCCTCACATCGCCATATTGTCTAAGTTAGAGGCCACTTATAAGAAAAAAACATAAGCTCTACAGGTGTCCTCAGGTCTTCTTTCCTTACAGTATCCATAGGAAAAGAAAAATTATGTTAATTAACCATAGGCTAGTGTAGGATGTGGTAGAACTTGGAGGTTCTATTTGTATATTGTATACTTTGAGAAATGTTATTTTAaaaaccatttttttgtttttaagaaaaaaagtaatgtttatttatattttgagtgcaaattaacttttttaattgtttttttctcCAATTTTGGCAGTTCTGATATGGCTAAATTTCACCCATAAGAATTGCATGATAATAATGTATGTCATTGTAACTAATACTTGCACTAGAGGCTCAGTGCTACTAACAATGACCGATATATCATTGTTTTCTATTCACAGGTAGTCCCAGGCCTTGTGGTAGCTGGAAATAGACTGATGTGTAAACATTTGTGGGGTCAGGTACAGTAAATGACGCTAAATATATTACTTGAAATCATGAATCTTGAACGCATATACAGACAAACATTAACATCATGATATGATGAGCCAAACATTAGTGATGGCTTGTGTTAAGTGATAAGTAAATCTGTTCCAGCATCCTGATATGCAATGCATTCATTGTCAAGTTAATATTTGCTACAACCAATCAGCATATGTTTCTGCCTCAGTAAAATCAGTTCTTAGCACATCCAGTACCTTGTGTTCTATGCTTGCTGTCAAAAGGGGACGGCGACTTTCTACATACATTTCTAAAATGCCCCGAACTGTTGTGTACAGACATAAACAGTCATAAATGCCCCTATTGTTAAAGCCTCCCTGCTGCTCACAGTTCAGCTGTAGAAATACCATAGAGCACAACATAAACAATTTTTTAAGCAATAGTTTATTATTATAATCAATTCCAATGACCAAAAGCAATATATTATTAGAACCTCTTTTGGAGTACAATTAATGTGAGTTCCTGAAACTTCTCCCCAAAAATATACAAgtgattaaaggggctgtccaccttACTTAAATTCATGCAATtggggataaaaatcatttttgcaattgagtGCTATTAATCATTTTGTACCATTGGCCTCCTATAgccgctgtattacactattacTGGCTGCAGAATGGGGTAACAGGGTCAGCCACATTATCTTTAATTTATCAGATGTGTTGGGGATATGATTTCCTGGCACTTACTATTATATAGGTaggacaggttctcctcctgctcttgtcatTGCAGCTTTCCTCccagactgcacagctctcctgtgCATACAATGGCGGCtggtggaggaacatgtgaccaaACCTGTCAAGTCTCCACCAATAGAAAACTTCATTTGAGAAAACTGCTTTTCTATTGGACAAAGataatggacaggtctggtcacatgcaggtcacatggacaggagagctgtgcagtctggGAGGAAAGCTGCACTGACAAgggcaggaggagaacctgtcctatgtacagtatataataGTACCACAAAGCCAAGTCCCCAACATATCTGATAAAATAAAGATAATGTGGCTGACCCTGTTACCTCATACTGCAGCCAGTAATAGACAGTGTAATACAGAGGCTCAAGGAGGCATATGGTGCAAATTTTCTAATGAAAATAAATTACAAGATTGATTTCTACACCCAATTTTATGCAtttaaggaagaaaaaaaatattgtggactacccctttaagtaaCAGTAAATAGCGCTATTTAGAGTTTATACAGGCCGACACACCTTTCCAAGATGAGATGATTCCTGGGCAGGAAATGTAGAAAATCTCAGTGTCAGAGGCTCAAAGTGCGTCAGTATAATCAATTCTATGTTTTCCATGAcatcgattcatcaaagcttttaagcctaaaaaatggcattaaaagctttgaaaaaatgcaatattttggaGCAAATGTTCGCGACTTTTGGTGTTTCTTCACAGAAATGGGTGGGGTTGCTAATCATCAGGTGCcccagattcatgaagaggcgtgCACCTCTtcgtgaatcaggagcgtctgactccatcaCGCCCTATCACCAAGACCGGCGAGGAAATCGGGGTTATCTCTTGATCTTTGTGGTTGTGCCCATTCGTGTAATTGAGAATGATAGCAACATACTAATTGATAAGAGAAGAAAAACCTTTTTTAGTTAGAGTGTCACGTACAGCACTCAGAGACTACTGACCTGGCAGATGGACCCGAGTCCCACGAATAGATCTGCTCATTTCTACTTGTTGGCCATTTTGTGAGACCACCCTAGCTGTTGGCTTTCCATGTGCATCTCAGCAAATTATACAAGTAGTGTTATTTTATCATACTGGATCAAGTTTTACAACCTAAACCCAGTACTGAACAAAGGCCATAGAGTATACATGCTATCTGTCATTAGACTATAGAGGTTCAAGTCAGTAGGTGGGCTCTATTCAAGACCCTTCACTATTAACCCGAGTAGACTGTGGCCGCAAAGAACATCGCTCACTCTGGAGGATCTAGGATGTCTGTACATAACAGTCTACTacttacacaaaaaaaaaaccttcacttTCCCTGTGGAGCTGGATACTTGCTGCTACATCATATATCATTGAGGACATTTTGTAAAAATAAACAAAGGAATATATTTTCTCATTATAGATAGATATTGTGTTCCCATCTTGATTTATATAATTAATTATGTGATATTTCCATACCATCGGCTTATTGAGCTGACTTTTTGGTTCATTTTTGACTCCGCAGATGAACTACAGATTTGAATTCTATAAAGATTTTACGAATGAAGTCAAGGCGTTTCTGGTAAGAATAACATATGAATATTGGTAATCGCTTACCTGAACTAAGTTGCACCTGAAAAATATTTTAAAGGGACATTCCCATAATGTACATGTCTAACGATAGCTGACAAGTGTCTGATTTCTGAAGTTTCTACCACGTAGacctcaaccaatcacaagacagattTATGACTGCCTGTGCTGGAATTTCTTATGTGTATAACCAGCTTTAATATAACAGTATGGATGTAGCACTGTTAATCCTTGCTAGGACACTAGAGACATGTCATGGCTTTGATAAGAAAGGGTCTGTCAAATAGTCCTAGACAAATGGTTAGATTTATTACTGCTGCCTTTATTTTAACTTTGACAGCTTAAAAAAAATAGGGGCTGAgtcactgattccagtgatgtgtcactttctaGACTGTATGCTGCAGTCTCAATAAAATCTGAGTTTtattatcaggagattatcactacaggactagttgttTTGTGCAGTATAGCCTCTTGTTCTATATTACCCgcctcccaccactgattggcagctttctgcctatgcacagtgtactcaAAATACTGTCAGTCAAGGGGGTgaagttatacacagctcagtattcagATGATCTGTTAGATCTGCAGCTGAGTAAACAGTGATGATATGAGaactgcagcaagtagcccagtaagtgacacattgctggaatcagggtctatgcccctacataatgctgctctcagtaGGGGTGACAGATTTCCCTTTATCTCATAAGGACACAGTCCCTTTTAGCCCCATTGTTCATTACTGACATGTTTCTACTTATCCaaatgattttgagactgtttttttttctcatgaagAATTAAACTTTACATTAATGGTAAATAACGGTTGACATGTTTTGCTTTTAttaatagaaatttttttttttacagaaaacatTAAATAATTTTCAGTTTTTAAACAATAGTTTAAGAATTATCGGTTGCCATATATCCACTCTACATTACATTAATTTTTAAATGTCAAATTATTTTTTTAGGATATTGGAAAGGTTATAAGTTTGGAAGCAATTGTTAGAATTTGCAAgattatttttatgaaaaaaatacttTTAGAGACTACATCAGGTATGAAGTAGTGTCAAGGGGTGTATAAATTAGAAACACCCTCAAAATCACCTCTACCAGGTATGTATTTTGAGAGCTTTTGTAGGGAGATGAACATTTACAATAATCTTTTGGGTTGCAACTAAAGATGAGTGGACTGATCAGTGGAAGATCAAGTGTGCGTAAAGAAAATGTAAATTTGCGATTTCAATGGAATTTTaatattttgagatttgatttgctgtttgcaaaaaaatgtaaaaaattctcggcaccatttcccacactgctgcagTATCAGAGTGCAGGCTTCGCCATTTTACATTGACCCCCGGACTGCATGGGCTTCCCCttcatgccctgcagctatgacatcttactgatcacagtggtggtcagtactggggtcatcacagatcagcggttcccagtgcAGCACAGTTTACTCGGCTGAGCCGTTTTCCATCTCCAAAGTCTCTGTTTGAGTCTCttctgtataagctcttatggccaacagtgttctctctctcctctcccacaCGTGTATTTTCCGAGCAATtaaaagctttccagtattgaaattcatgctaatttattcactgcaaatctaatttttggggaaaattggaGGAAGTCGGCAAATTTGATTTTcataagatttgctcatctctagtcacaacgATTTAATGGAAGGAAATAAGTTGTTGGGAGAAGTAACAGCTACGGTGGATCATATACTGTATagatgtacagttgtgtgaaaaaaacgTTTGCCCCCTCCTAATttcatattcttttgcatgttttgtcACAATTAAATGTTTAGATCaccaaaaaatgtaaatattagacaaagataacacaagtgaacacaaaatgcagtttttaaatgaaggtctttattattaagggaaaaagaaatcataatatacagggccctgtgtgaaaaaatgattgctcCCCACCCACCCCTTAAAACGTAAAtgaatatatataatactgtatatatatatgtatatatatatatatatatatatatatatatatatatatatatattatatattatatatatacacgtgtCCTATTTTCCTTAGCTTCCTATGTGCATAGTTCTCTCTACAGAGCCGTAGGAAGATCTGTGAGAACGCAGGAATCTTAGGCTAAGTTCAAACGATGAGTATTTGTTGCACTTTTTCCGCTGTGTAGTTTTGTGCGCAATAGCCGTAGTTTATTACAGTTCCAGGAAAATTGATGAAATTTATATTAATCTCATGACCACCGTTCTGCTTCTTTACATTATAATTGACCAGCAGAGCAGTTTtgaaatccacagcatgtcaatttcttttgcattttatttgcgattttcccccatagacttaacccctttccaacattgtgCATAATAACACCCTCCCCGCCGAAGCCTACATCTTTTCCAGCACGTTGGCTGCTTTGAACAGCAAacatgtgccactaacagccgcgggtggaatcgtggtcctctggcggctgttaactcgcacaccagaaatcccgcccatcggtgctcgtgtcacatgaccgcgtgtcgctgatgggttggcatgacagccagaggtctccaggagatctctatggttatcactgccggattgctttgagcgcctcccagtggttggcgctcatagcaagtgaacaatTCTGCTGTATACAGGCGAtccgatcatcgcctctatgtagcaaagccgattgGGATATGACAGCTTCTAGTGTCCCATGGAgagtattgaagcatggcaaaagtaaaaaaaaaatgtttttaaaaatataaaaaaataaataaaagttcaaatcaccccccttttgccccattcaaaataaaacaataaaagaaaaatcaaacatacacatatttggtatcgcctcattcagaatcgcccgatataccaatataaaaaaataactaacccaatcgctaaacgacgtaacaagaaaaaagtaaaaacgccagaataacgtttttttgttcgccgtaacattgcattaaaatgcaataacgggcgattaaaagattgtatctgcaccaaaatgctatttttaaaaacgtcagctcgacgagcaaaaaataagttctcactcaaccctagatcatgaaaaatggagacgctatgggtattggaaaatggagcatttttttttttttttttctcaccacgtagataaaaaagaacctagagatGTTTGGTATCTAAGAACTcgcagtgacctggagaatcataacggcaggtcaattttagcatttagtgaacatagtaaaaaatcaaaacataaaacaattgtggaatttcactttttttgcaatttcaccgcactttgaatttttttcccattttccactacatgatatgttaaaatcaatgttggtgttcaaaagtacaactcgtcccgcaaaaaaaaacaagccctcacatggccatattgtcagaaaaattaaaatgttatggctctgggaacaaggggagcaaaaaacgaaaacgcaaaaatgaaaacacctctggtcatgaaggggttaatgagctggaAAATCCACAAATAAAAGACACACAAGCATTTTGAGTGAACAGAAGCACAATAAAAACAGCTAATAGCTAATTGGTATAGAAAAATACAAAACTCACCAAGTACTCCTTGTGCGAACGTAGCCTAAAGTGTACAGGGCGTATCTTGTGGAGTGTTAGTGCTGAACACCATGACAAGTGACCTTTCAGATGTAATATAATAACGAGATATTGCAAGTAATGATATATTGCTGTAAAGTGATGTATGTTTAGGTGATGTACTGTATTCCTTTTTTTTGGCAGAAATGTGCTGGTTGTTCAGCTGGTGGAATGCTTGGTTTAGAAAATGAATTAGTAAGTTCATAAAGATTAATATACACATCTCATCAGTATAAAAGATACTTTTATATGTCACGTTATAAATTCTGGATATTTCTAATGCTTCATATATGCTACATGCTATAATGATAAAATCTAAGACTATGACAGGCAGTCTCCTTCCTTAATGCCTTGTAAAGAGGTGCTTGTAAAGTTGTAATCATGCAGATCctataggaataataataataataataataaaaaaataatataaaacataaaaataaaatgaatggcCGCTCTACATCAATAGCGCACGTAGTGAATAAGGTGGATATTTTGCTGCTTGTGACATTAGTGCATTTATTGCACTAGCAGCTTGAACATATAGGATTTATCAGGTTCATTTTATATCCCCAAACTGTAAGAACAGTTTAAATCTATCATCCCTTAGTTAAGGATATGTCATCCTTATACTTATCATGTTATTGTGTATTTAATATCTATTCCTGAACATGCAGAAGATCATGGCGGATCCTGGTCCTGATTGCTCAAAAACCAGCTGCACATCTCACCGCTGCCCACTGAGCTCCTGCATGAGTATGTGCACAGAGCAGAGTGCCGGCTCGATAGAAAGCTGTGAGCTCGTACTCCTCTCTAGGTAGAGGCTCTCACGTCCCGATTCATCAACATCGGCGATTTTCAAGCTGGTCTTGATGAGAGTTCTAGGCAGACTCCGATTCCACCCCAGCTCCACTCATATTGTCAGAACTGGGCGAAAATGCCTTGAGAATGCCAGAAGTCGCTAAATTTTAGTGCAGCCTGAAGTTGCACCAAAATTGTGCAACTTTTTGAAGTTTTTAAATCTAGTATAGCATcggaaaagctttgatgaatcagactagtgatgagcgaatatactcgttactcgagatttcccgagcatgctcgggggtcctccgagtattttttagtgctcggagatttagttttcattgctgcagctgaattatttacatctgttagccagcataagtacatgtggggattccctagcaaccaggcaacccccacatgtacttatgctggctaacagatgtaaatcatccagctgcagcaatgaaaactaaatctccgagcactaaaaaataatcggaggacccccgagcgtgctcgggaaatcttgagtaacgagtatattcgctcatcactaaatcagACCAATAGTCTTTCTATAGAGTCCATACACGGCTTTGTGTGTGCTTTCATGTAAAAACTCAGCTTCGGTCTGCTGAACAGAATGCTAcagagcgtttttttttttttgttttttttttaagcaattaaTGGGGGTTTCAGGTttaggacccccactgatctgttTCATATGTTAAAAATGAACTAGATATTAATTGAAAAAATAAGATGATATTAGGCACTCATTAAATGAAAATAAAGCTTTGATGTATGATTTTAATATTTATTCTAGGAAGAAACTGGAGCTCTGGCTGGTGATATTTTAGCAGAAGTATTTCCGATAATTGCAGAGCTCATAGTAAGTTTTTTATTTATGATTTATGTGCTTCACATCTAACAAAGGACAGCCTTCGAATATCTAAAAAAAATCAAGTTATTCCGTTTTGCATTTTCTGAATGCTGggggggtccaactgctgggaccacTACTGGCCTGAGCATGGGGGATCTGGTACCCCAAGAATTCAGTTTTGCATCCACGTCCGGAATAGATCCAAAGTGCACATGAATGGCCTCCTCTCCATGTATTGTCTATGGGACTAGTTGGCAGTCTCAAAGACAAGGAATGGGACGGAGGTTGCGCATGTGCACTTTGGATCTACACAAGAAAGGGCTGCATAGCCTCGAGCTTCGGTTTCCAGAACAGTTGGACCCTGGGGAATaagtaagttatcccctatcatTGTTAATTGTTAATAAACCTTTAATATTGAAGGACCGTTTAAGAAAAAATGAATTATCCAAGGAAAAGTCAGTTGCATTATAGAAAGATATTCTCTTCTCAAGTTGAATTACATAAATAATGAAGTGATACTTCTATATTGTCCATCTTTGACTCTGCACATATGCAGCAAGGATGAATAAGTAAAAAATATGCCAGATATAAAGAAACACTGAAGATAAAGTacagccagtgtcggactggggtgccaagggcccaccagaaaCATCAACTCCAGGGACCCACTTCTCAGCTAGATGCAAATATGACTTTCTCATTC
Coding sequences:
- the LOC143788730 gene encoding ranaspumin-like — translated: MKIIVFFALASASICWGLNTSEDNSSPPYPTFRCDNPYINTYSADKSCLQHALEVVPGLVVAGNRLMCKHLWGQMNYRFEFYKDFTNEVKAFLKCAGCSAGGMLGLENELEETGALAGDILAEVFPIIAELIHGAEIFEPLLDVMCYLLSDALTSECLPLITQNANLLVNDLKTLSCQKQKNKLDPETLVAIVGNAGCLTDKLLKTDGLLEPITGTVAVALAPVVSHAADLVLNLPLVGNLVKFLNCFLINLLGGG